From one Gracilibacillus salinarum genomic stretch:
- a CDS encoding flagellar hook-basal body protein, with the protein MTRMTFQAAATMGQLQKRLDNIANNIANTNTTGYKNRDANFSSLLSQQINLEADPTNETGRLTPEGLRVGTGAKLGHTNFDFTQGSLQTTDRNLDVALLEDNQFFQVAVEENGQQEVRYTRAGNFYLSPMENDTVMLVTSNGNPVLGANQQPITLADNMEDLTIDENGMINVTRNGVQVVEGQLGVVEAVRPRLFEASGESLFRLSEDSLTNYPLNEIINDVDTIRVQSGALEGSNVDIAKQTTDMIETQRAYQFNARTISMHDQINGLINQLR; encoded by the coding sequence ATGACTAGAATGACTTTTCAAGCTGCCGCGACAATGGGGCAATTGCAGAAACGACTAGATAATATCGCGAATAATATCGCCAATACCAATACGACTGGCTACAAAAACCGTGATGCCAATTTCTCTTCATTATTGTCGCAACAAATCAATCTCGAAGCAGATCCAACCAATGAAACCGGCCGATTAACGCCGGAAGGTCTACGTGTAGGAACAGGAGCAAAATTAGGGCATACTAATTTTGATTTCACCCAAGGTTCGTTGCAGACAACGGATCGCAACCTCGATGTTGCATTGCTTGAAGATAATCAATTTTTTCAAGTAGCGGTTGAGGAGAATGGTCAGCAAGAGGTTCGTTATACGAGAGCGGGTAACTTTTACTTAAGTCCGATGGAAAATGATACGGTGATGCTGGTTACCTCGAACGGTAATCCGGTACTTGGTGCAAATCAACAGCCGATCACGTTAGCGGATAATATGGAAGACTTGACCATTGACGAAAATGGTATGATCAATGTAACAAGGAATGGCGTTCAAGTTGTCGAAGGACAGCTCGGTGTCGTGGAAGCTGTGCGACCTCGTCTGTTCGAGGCATCAGGTGAATCGCTTTTCCGATTATCAGAGGACAGTCTTACCAATTATCCACTAAACGAAATTATAAATGACGTCGATACAATCCGTGTCCAAAGCGGGGCACTGGAAGGATCAAATGTAGATATTGCCAAACAAACAACCGATATGATTGAAACACAGCGCGCCTATCAGTTTAACGCGCGAACAATCTCGATGCACGACCAGATAAATGGTCTAATTAATCAATTGAGATAA
- a CDS encoding flagellar hook-basal body protein, giving the protein MLRGFYTATNGMMAQQRSLEVMSNNMTNAQTPGYKQDTATLRAFPELLIQRMENRELPTTEGTKIPTMTELGAINTGVYVQETIPDFVQGTLKETGVSTDMALVQGTTPDENGSIFFTVQNGDGDIRYTRNGNFTVDGEGNLTTNNGYYVLDEAGNPINTNGLDFTVSTDGMVQVAGEEIPLGIAYSANANDLVKNGQDLFELAEDGQALVNAGGLAGLQYSIQQNHLENSNVDTQQTMTDMMQAYRSFEANQKVVQQYDRSLDKAVNEIARLG; this is encoded by the coding sequence ATGTTAAGAGGTTTCTACACAGCGACAAATGGCATGATGGCGCAGCAGCGCAGTCTAGAAGTGATGTCGAATAACATGACGAATGCGCAAACACCAGGCTATAAACAAGATACCGCAACACTAAGAGCATTTCCTGAACTGCTGATTCAACGGATGGAAAACCGTGAATTGCCAACAACGGAAGGTACGAAGATCCCGACAATGACAGAGCTCGGGGCAATCAATACAGGTGTGTACGTGCAGGAAACGATCCCTGATTTTGTACAAGGCACGTTAAAAGAAACAGGTGTCTCGACTGATATGGCACTCGTGCAAGGCACCACACCAGATGAGAACGGCTCGATTTTTTTCACGGTTCAGAATGGTGATGGCGATATTCGTTATACACGAAACGGTAATTTCACAGTAGATGGTGAAGGAAATCTGACGACTAATAATGGTTACTATGTATTAGACGAAGCCGGTAATCCGATTAATACGAATGGGCTTGATTTTACTGTGTCAACAGATGGTATGGTTCAGGTGGCAGGTGAAGAGATTCCTCTCGGGATTGCCTACAGTGCCAATGCCAATGATCTAGTGAAAAATGGACAGGACCTGTTCGAACTGGCTGAAGATGGACAAGCGTTAGTCAATGCCGGTGGCTTAGCAGGATTGCAATACAGCATCCAGCAAAATCATCTGGAGAATTCCAATGTGGATACGCAACAGACGATGACTGATATGATGCAGGCATATCGTAGTTTTGAAGCCAATCAGAAGGTTGTGCAGCAATATGATCGCAGCTTGGACAAAGCGGTCAATGAAATTGCACGACTTGGATAA